The DNA region CCACCCGACTGCGCCGAGCGCGGTTGTTAAACCCACCCGCCGCTAGGATCGCCTGGTTGAGAGAGGTGCTGGGAGGAAGGGCGATCGCCCCCGGAGCACCCACCTCGCCCACCACATAGACCGTCATGGAATCCGCCGCAAAGCTAGCTGACGCCAGTTCCGCCAGTTCCGCCGACGTTAGCGCTGTAGCCGTGGGCACCACAATCGTGTCACCATTTTGCAGCGGCAAATCTTGCTGTAGGTTTCCCGCCATCAGCAACTCCCAAAAATCCACCGGGATCACCTGTTCTTGACCGGTGTGGGTGACCCGCCGCACTTGAATATCGCGAATATCGGCCAGTTGGGTAATGCCGCCCGCCACCCGAATCGCTTGACTCACTGTCAAGGCCTCCAGTCCATCATTACTGCTGGTGAGATTGGTATTCAGCCGCAGGGTATGGGGCCCGGGGCGGTTCACCTCACCCACCACCGCTACCTGAATCGGCTGGGTGGCATCCGCTGCAAAATTGGCCGCCGCCAGCCGCCGAGATTCCTCGGGGTTCACGGTCGTTGCGGTGGGGATCACAATCGAGTCGCCATCCCGCAGGGTCAGATCTTGGCGGATATCTCCAGCTTGGATCAAGTCCCATAGATTAATCGTCACCACCTCGGTGCCCAGGGTGCGATCGCTCACCCGGCGAATCTGAATCCGGCGCACATCTGCCGACTGGGTCACCCCTCCAGCTTCCTGAAGCACCTGGGTGAGCGTTGAGGGGCTATCAGGACTGGCGGCAGCCAAGGTGTAGGAACCAGGACGGCTAATTTCACCCGCGATCGCTACGGTCACGGGTCGCGCCTGAAGCAAATTGAGGCTAATAATAGGACGGCGCAGAACTTGGGCATAGCGCGCCGTGATCGCCTGAGTGGCTTGCTCCAGAGTTAAGCCTTCCACAGCGATCGTTCCTGCCTGGGGCAAATGCAGCGTACCGTCAGACAGAACTTGGTATTGATCGGTATATTCAGGAATATTGAAAAATTCAACATTGAGGCGATCGCCCGCTCCTAAGACATAGCGCGTTGGGCTAGAGATCTGCTGCGCCACCCATCCGTCCATAGCCATACTGGCTTGGGGTAGACCAAGACCAGCCACGATCTGAGCCACTGCCATACCACCAGCCACCCATCGCCACCATCGAGTATCCATATGCCTATGCGATCGCATTCAGATTCGCCTGTATAAACTACGCCTCCGTTCCTATTTGCAGACGATCGCCCCTATCATCAGGACGTCTCTCTTGCCTAGGATTCTGGCGATGCATGCCCTTGCCTGACCTCTCGCGCTGTTCAACAAGCGATCGCGCTTTAGATTCACCTATCACCCCTATTGGTCAGGTCTTAGAGCAGAGACTTGTCCAAGTATCTAGAAGTTTCCCAAGCCATCCTCCCCAAAGGCTCCAATAACAATGCCCCTGAACCAACCTGTTCAAGGGCACTAATGCTCATAGCAGAAAGCTTTGACTCACTAAAGTTTCATCGAGGTGCCGTCAGCATACCTGCAAATCCCCGTGTCTTAAGAAGGATGGGTGGGACGACGACGATACCGTTCCGCCAGCCAGGCCCACACCTGAAACTGCGGAACACCAAAAATTGACCAGCCGCTACTTGGATCGTAGGCATTCCACAACGTTTCGCCCGACGACGTTCTATACGTCCAAATGACTGGCTCACTGGCATCATGGCGCAGCCGCTGCACCCACAGCCGACAAAGGTGAGTTAGCCGCTGCAGGGCATTTCTCTGCGGTTCACAAGCATACTCTGGATACAGCAAGCGCTCCAATGCTTCACGGACTTTAGTATCATCGAAACCCATTATTTTAACCTCCCGCTATGAGCGACAACTGTAGCCTACGTATCCAATTTAACGAAAAACCACGATCAACGAGAGCGATCGCGGCAAAACCTTACATTGGTTTACCTACGCAGGAGGGCTGGGCAGGATGGTCTACGGAAGGGGCTACAGAGCGTTGGAACTGGGAGGCTTCACGCGCTGGCGGGCCAGGTCTTCCCCAAGCTGGAGCGCGGCCAGAAAACTGGTGGCATCTGCCTTCCCCTGACCGGCAATATCAAACGCCGTCCCGTGGTCGGGAGAGGTGCGCACAAAGGGTAAGCCGATGGTGGTATTCACGGCGCGATCGAAGGCCATTAATTTCACAGGAATCAGCCCTTGATCGTGGTACAGCGCCAGGTAGGCATCGTGGGCTTCCACCGGACGAGTGCCAAACCAAGCCTGCCCCGGCTTCACCCAAAGGGTATCGGGGGGCGTCAGGCCATCGAGCTGGGCCTGGGGAAAGCGCTGGCGCTGGTCGTCCAGCCACCCCTGAAGCCAATCCACCTCTTCGCGGCCCAACTGTCCCTGTTCGCCGCTGTGGGGATTGAGTCCGGCGATGGCGATGCGCGGCTGCGGCAG from Candidatus Obscuribacterales bacterium includes:
- a CDS encoding SLBB domain-containing protein; the protein is MAVAQIVAGLGLPQASMAMDGWVAQQISSPTRYVLGAGDRLNVEFFNIPEYTDQYQVLSDGTLHLPQAGTIAVEGLTLEQATQAITARYAQVLRRPIISLNLLQARPVTVAIAGEISRPGSYTLAAASPDSPSTLTQVLQEAGGVTQSADVRRIQIRRVSDRTLGTEVVTINLWDLIQAGDIRQDLTLRDGDSIVIPTATTVNPEESRRLAAANFAADATQPIQVAVVGEVNRPGPHTLRLNTNLTSSNDGLEALTVSQAIRVAGGITQLADIRDIQVRRVTHTGQEQVIPVDFWELLMAGNLQQDLPLQNGDTIVVPTATALTSAELAELASASFAADSMTVYVVGEVGAPGAIALPPSTSLNQAILAAGGFNNRARRSRVELVRLNPDGTILQESIDVDLSETLNAADNPSLRPGDTVLVGRSGLASFSDTLGLLLSPVTGVASLLRLLGL